In Methanofollis aquaemaris, the genomic window CGCTTCGAGAGGTTGAGGATGGCGCCCGAGTCCATCACTACAAGATCCTCCTCCTTCATGATTCCCCAGACGTCCCTGATGCAGGCCTGGAGATCCCCGACCAGGGCCTCGCGGTCACCGTACAGCAGGGATGCAAGTTCTTCGTGCGGCGTGACCTGTCGGAGACAGGAGACCCCGAAACCGACATTCCGCTCACAGAGATACTCGGAGAGGAACTGATCGTCGGGTGCTCCCATCACGTCCCTGCTGTGGGCGTTGAGCGCGATGAGCACCCGGGCGGGATCGCGGCAGGTGAGCAGGGTCGTCTCGACGTCGGGGAGGACTTCCCCGGTCCCGACGTCCCGTGCCGTCCGGTAACTCCGCAGGAGGGTGCCGGCACTGTCAAATACCACTGCAATGCTCATGATACTCACAGGTTAACCTTATGTGATGGGATATTCATCTACTCCCATTAAGTATGTTGCTGAACGAGACCGCCGATCAGATCCGATCGATGAAAATCCGGGGCGCCGGACGGATCGCCCGTACGGCGGCTGCCGCCCTGAGAGACTATGCAGAAACTTTTGAAGGTTCTGATCTCGGATCATTCAGACATGGTATGGACGAAGCGGCCTGCACCCTGCTGGCCACCAGACCGACGGCTGTCTCCCTCCCCAATGCCGTCCGCTTTGTGATGAAGGCGATGGACGGGACAGGCACGGTTCCCGAAGCACAGAGTGCGATCACAAAGGCGGCCGACTCCTTCCTCCTCTCCTCGAAGCATGCGGTCGAGTGGATCGGCGAGATCGGTGCCCGCCATATCTCGGACGGCGACGTCGTCCTCACCCATTGCAACTCGGAGGCGGCCCTGGCCTGCATCCTTACCGCTCACCGGCAGGGCAAAAATCTGGAAGTCTTTGCAACGGAGGTGCGCCCGAGAAATCAGGGGCTGCTCACGATCCGAACCCTGAACGATGCCGGCGTGAAGACAAACTATATCGTCGACTCGGCGGTCCGCTCCTTTATCAACGATGTCGACCTGGTCATCACCGGGGCTGATGCGGTGACGGTGAACGGGGCGGTGGTGAACAAGATCGGCACCTCCCAGATCGCCCTGGCCGCCCATGAGGCGCGGACGACGATGCTGGTGGCGGCGGAGACCTACAAGTTCGCGCCACGATCGATCCTGGGGGAGCGGATCGAGATCGAGGAGCGGCAGACCGACGAGGTGCTGGACCCCGCGGTGGCGGCGACGCTCCCGCATGTGCGGGTCAGAAACCCGGCCTTCGACGTCACACCGGCACGGTACGTGGACGAGATCGTGACCGAGATGGGGGCGATCCCGCCGACGATGGCCTATATCATCATCAGAGATCATCTGGGCTGGGGGATCGAGGAGTTCCACAAGGATTTTGAGTTTAACGAGAGAATGCAGGAGTGAGAAAGATGCAGGACGTTACCGCAACCTACTATTTCCGGCCGCGGGCCGACACCACGCCCGAACAGGCGGCGCAGGCGATCGTCGAGGAGGAGACGACCGGGACCTGGACCGACATCACGACCACCACCGAGTACGTCCGCCGTCTCGACGGGGAGGTGCTCGCCCTCGAACCTTCAGGCAACGGGTATGTGACGCAGGTTCGGTACCCGGCCGAGATCTTCGAGGCGGGCAATGTCCCGCAGTACCTCTCGGTGATCGCGGGCAACCTCTTCGGTCTCGGACGCCTGGAGGCGGTGAGGCTCCTTGACGTCGACTTCCCCGAGTCGCTGGTCCCGTTCAAGGGCCCGAAGTTCGGGCTCGAAGGAGTGAGAAAACTCATCGGGACGACCGACCGGCCGCATGTGGGCACGATCATCAAGCCGAAGGTCGGGCTCAACCCGAAGGACACCGCCGAGGTGGCTTACCGGGCGGCGATCGGCGGGGTGGACCTGATCAAGGACGACGAGACCCTGACCGACCAGACCTTCTGCCCGCTCGACGAGCGTCTCCAGGCGGTGATGGAGCGACTCGACGAGGCGAAGGAGGAGACCGGGCGGCAGGTGCTGTATGCGGTGAACATCTCCGCAAGAGCAGACGAGATCGTGGCGCGGGCCGAGCATGCTCTGGACCTGGGAGCGAACATGCTGATGATCGACGTGATCACCTGCGGGTTCACCGCCCTCCAGGCCC contains:
- a CDS encoding ribose 1,5-bisphosphate isomerase; amino-acid sequence: MLLNETADQIRSMKIRGAGRIARTAAAALRDYAETFEGSDLGSFRHGMDEAACTLLATRPTAVSLPNAVRFVMKAMDGTGTVPEAQSAITKAADSFLLSSKHAVEWIGEIGARHISDGDVVLTHCNSEAALACILTAHRQGKNLEVFATEVRPRNQGLLTIRTLNDAGVKTNYIVDSAVRSFINDVDLVITGADAVTVNGAVVNKIGTSQIALAAHEARTTMLVAAETYKFAPRSILGERIEIEERQTDEVLDPAVAATLPHVRVRNPAFDVTPARYVDEIVTEMGAIPPTMAYIIIRDHLGWGIEEFHKDFEFNERMQE
- a CDS encoding RuBisCO large subunit C-terminal-like domain-containing protein; the encoded protein is MQDVTATYYFRPRADTTPEQAAQAIVEEETTGTWTDITTTTEYVRRLDGEVLALEPSGNGYVTQVRYPAEIFEAGNVPQYLSVIAGNLFGLGRLEAVRLLDVDFPESLVPFKGPKFGLEGVRKLIGTTDRPHVGTIIKPKVGLNPKDTAEVAYRAAIGGVDLIKDDETLTDQTFCPLDERLQAVMERLDEAKEETGRQVLYAVNISARADEIVARAEHALDLGANMLMIDVITCGFTALQALAEAPSVKVPIHVHRTMHGAITRNPEHGIAMRPIARIVRMLGGDQLHTGTVSGKMSHDVSELKGDNLALTEPYFGLEPTFPVASGGLHPGKVAAEIENLGTNIVLQAGGGIHGHPEGTEAGARAMRQAVDAFMQGISAEEYAKEHYELARALEKWGNR